A genomic stretch from Ureibacillus composti includes:
- a CDS encoding homoserine dehydrogenase encodes MAIIKAAILGFGTVGQGIYHVLNEKREELRNKLGLELEVAKILVRDTSKERVPGTAHLLTDSIDDVLSVKGLQVVFEAIVNEEPAFTYLKKAVEHKCHVVTANKVMFAKRGLELQELAKQNGVFVGYEATTAGGVPVIKTMKNTLLVNDVSRIQGILNGTSNYILTKMRAEGWSFEEALREAQVLGYAEADPYNDVSGQDAFKKLMILSALAFGEQPDWADVEVIGIDGITSEQVMEATEQGLRYRHVAEVEKLSDGTIFAKVGPMLVDKEHPLYPIDDVFNAVTMETNYIGTLTLVGPGAGMYPTASVMVEDYAEIIGKRAGFVVTI; translated from the coding sequence ATGGCAATAATTAAGGCGGCCATCTTAGGCTTTGGCACAGTCGGTCAGGGAATATACCACGTACTAAATGAAAAAAGAGAAGAGCTAAGGAATAAATTAGGGCTTGAATTAGAGGTAGCAAAAATTTTAGTAAGGGATACATCCAAAGAACGTGTACCTGGAACAGCTCATTTATTAACGGATAGTATTGACGATGTGTTATCAGTTAAAGGTCTTCAAGTTGTATTTGAAGCAATTGTTAATGAAGAGCCTGCTTTTACATATCTTAAAAAAGCTGTAGAGCATAAATGCCATGTTGTAACTGCCAATAAAGTAATGTTTGCTAAGCGCGGGCTTGAGTTGCAAGAGTTAGCAAAACAAAATGGAGTATTTGTTGGTTATGAAGCTACAACTGCTGGCGGCGTGCCCGTTATTAAAACAATGAAAAATACTTTATTAGTAAATGACGTAAGTAGAATTCAAGGAATTCTAAATGGTACATCTAATTATATTTTAACAAAAATGCGTGCTGAAGGCTGGTCTTTCGAAGAGGCACTACGAGAAGCCCAAGTACTTGGTTATGCAGAAGCCGATCCATACAATGATGTTTCTGGCCAAGATGCTTTCAAAAAACTTATGATTCTTTCTGCTTTAGCATTTGGGGAGCAGCCAGATTGGGCAGATGTAGAAGTAATTGGAATCGATGGTATTACATCTGAACAAGTGATGGAAGCAACTGAACAGGGGTTACGTTATCGTCATGTAGCGGAAGTTGAAAAACTCTCAGATGGAACAATCTTTGCAAAAGTTGGTCCAATGTTAGTTGATAAAGAACATCCTTTATATCCAATTGATGATGTATTTAATGCGGTCACAATGGAAACGAATTATATCGGGACATTAACACTTGTTGGCCCTGGAGCAGGTATGTATCCAACTGCAAGTGTAATGGTTGAAGATTACGCAGAAATCATTGGCAAACGTGCAGGTTTCGTTGTAACAATTTAA
- a CDS encoding DNA-binding protein, translating to MYKSVAETAKDISMPEDQVLRYIYEGRIKAVHDGKQFLINSTQFDTYFEQLERIKEEIEIWRNTPIPEDIDVKDED from the coding sequence ATGTATAAATCCGTTGCTGAAACTGCAAAAGACATTTCAATGCCAGAAGATCAAGTATTACGTTACATTTATGAAGGCCGTATAAAAGCTGTTCATGATGGAAAACAATTTCTTATTAATAGCACCCAATTTGACACGTATTTCGAACAATTAGAGCGAATTAAAGAGGAGATTGAAATTTGGCGCAATACTCCAATTCCAGAGGATATCGATGTGAAGGATGAAGATTAA